In one window of Thermodesulfobacteriota bacterium DNA:
- a CDS encoding DUF3553 domain-containing protein, protein MREERRKLYLSVGEVVVHLRHPEWGQGRVVEEMNSTIPGGISFIRIEFRYAGRRTFDNNIESLQCCYHAGVRRVG, encoded by the coding sequence ATGCGCGAGGAGAGAAGAAAACTGTACCTCTCCGTAGGAGAAGTAGTCGTCCACCTGAGGCACCCGGAGTGGGGCCAGGGACGGGTGGTCGAGGAGATGAACTCCACCATACCAGGGGGCATATCCTTCATCAGGATAGAGTTCAGGTACGCAGGCAGGAGGACCTTCGATAACAATATCGAAAGCCTGCAGTGCTGCTACCATGCGGGCGTAAGAAGGGTAGGCTGA
- a CDS encoding archease — MPYRYLDEIATADVAFEATGGSLEEVFTSAAEATVNVMVDEPERIERRKRVAVKLENPERDMLLYDFLNELVYLKDAKKLLMRVEKMEIKEGAEGLSLVAELSGEELDPAKHPLGADVKAVTLHMFSLERDGGGWKATAVLDI; from the coding sequence ATGCCGTACCGCTATCTCGATGAAATCGCAACTGCCGACGTCGCGTTCGAGGCAACAGGCGGAAGCCTTGAAGAGGTCTTCACATCCGCAGCCGAGGCGACGGTGAACGTGATGGTAGACGAGCCGGAGAGGATAGAGAGGAGGAAGCGCGTGGCCGTAAAGCTCGAAAACCCTGAACGGGACATGCTCCTCTACGATTTTCTTAACGAGCTCGTGTACCTGAAAGACGCGAAAAAGCTCCTTATGCGGGTGGAAAAAATGGAGATAAAGGAGGGAGCTGAGGGCTTAAGCCTCGTCGCCGAACTATCTGGAGAGGAGCTTGACCCCGCGAAGCACCCGCTCGGCGCCGACGTGAAGGCAGTTACGCTCCACATGTTCAGCCTGGAGAGGGACGGCGGCGGGTGGAAGGCTACCGCCGTGCTGGACATCTAG